One part of the Streptomyces lydicus genome encodes these proteins:
- a CDS encoding carbonic anhydrase, whose amino-acid sequence MHGAGHPDRRTLLAGGLAVGTLALTGCTATSAAPLANSPSPEARPTTPAAAFARLMAGNRRWVSGDLRHPDRDPNRREFVAQGQEPFGAILSCIDSRVPPELLFDTGLGDLYVMRTGGEAVDPVVTGSVEYGPMTSGTPLIMVLGHQRCGAVEAAYKSLRDGKPLPGNLQAIVRALRPAYEQTVRQGGSDPVDTMARVQVKLTASDLRSNRDLAPLVAKGALAVVGAYYSLDTGKVEVLTGAPS is encoded by the coding sequence ATGCACGGAGCCGGACATCCGGACCGCAGAACGCTACTCGCCGGCGGACTGGCGGTCGGCACGCTCGCCCTCACGGGGTGCACCGCGACGAGCGCCGCCCCGTTGGCGAACAGCCCGTCCCCGGAAGCGCGGCCGACCACGCCCGCCGCGGCCTTCGCACGGCTGATGGCCGGCAACAGGCGCTGGGTGAGCGGCGACCTCCGGCACCCCGACCGGGACCCGAATCGGCGCGAGTTCGTCGCCCAGGGCCAGGAACCGTTCGGTGCGATCCTGTCGTGCATCGACTCCCGGGTGCCGCCGGAGCTCCTCTTCGACACCGGGCTGGGCGACCTCTACGTGATGCGTACGGGCGGCGAGGCGGTCGACCCGGTGGTCACCGGTTCCGTGGAGTACGGGCCGATGACCAGCGGTACGCCGCTCATCATGGTGCTCGGCCATCAGCGGTGCGGCGCCGTGGAGGCGGCGTACAAGTCCCTCCGCGACGGCAAGCCGCTGCCCGGCAACCTGCAGGCGATCGTCAGGGCGCTGCGGCCGGCGTACGAGCAGACGGTCCGGCAGGGCGGCTCCGACCCGGTCGACACCATGGCCCGTGTCCAGGTCAAGCTGACCGCCTCCGACCTGCGCTCCAACCGGGACCTGGCTCCCCTGGTGGCCAAGGGCGCCCTCGCCGTGGTCGGCGCCTACTACTCGCTCGACACCGGCAAGGTGGAGGTCCTGACCGGCGCACCGTCTTGA
- a CDS encoding toll/interleukin-1 receptor domain-containing protein, translating into MPDVFVNYRTGDEESAATMIARELARRFGAERIFFASNSIELGHRFPTELVRAVEECEALLAVIGPRWAEVLGVDGRPALEAEQDWTRREIQTALDRGILVIPVLVGKATRIDRAALPDGLWELADCQYRRFDHRNAESDLTALGDALARLLPDLGAVDRDARAARERGEAKSRQKPAQDVGHTRMRTRDVEQRVRGGIGNLNGDLSGTFVNEPHGPVNTGRGHQYNAPHFQGDNTGVQFTAGDNSSTVRQRFERERRRSDDGR; encoded by the coding sequence ATGCCCGACGTCTTCGTCAACTACCGCACAGGCGACGAGGAATCCGCCGCGACCATGATCGCTCGGGAACTCGCCCGACGTTTCGGCGCCGAGCGGATCTTCTTCGCCAGCAACTCGATCGAGCTCGGACACCGCTTCCCGACGGAACTGGTCAGGGCGGTGGAGGAGTGCGAGGCGCTCCTCGCCGTGATCGGCCCGCGCTGGGCGGAGGTGCTGGGGGTCGACGGCCGCCCCGCCCTCGAAGCCGAGCAGGACTGGACCCGACGTGAGATCCAGACAGCGCTCGACCGCGGGATCCTGGTGATCCCCGTGCTCGTCGGAAAGGCCACGCGGATCGACCGCGCCGCCCTCCCGGACGGCCTGTGGGAGCTGGCGGACTGCCAGTACAGGCGGTTCGACCACCGCAACGCCGAGTCGGACCTGACGGCGCTCGGCGACGCCCTCGCCCGGCTTCTACCCGACCTGGGCGCGGTGGATCGCGACGCCCGTGCGGCACGGGAGCGAGGAGAGGCGAAGTCCCGCCAGAAACCGGCCCAGGATGTCGGGCACACCAGGATGCGGACGCGCGACGTCGAGCAGCGCGTACGCGGCGGCATCGGAAACCTCAACGGCGACCTGTCCGGCACCTTCGTCAACGAGCCGCACGGGCCCGTGAACACCGGCCGCGGGCACCAGTACAACGCCCCCCACTTCCAGGGCGACAACACCGGGGTCCAGTTCACCGCAGGCGACAACAGCAGTACGGTCCGCCAGCGCTTCGAGCGCGAGCGCCGGCGCTCGGACGACGGGCGATGA
- a CDS encoding tyrosine-type recombinase/integrase produces the protein MAQVLKKCDCRNKTRCGHRWTVRYREPGGRSARQRERSFPTKKEAESFGVKAENDKRQGVYIDPQLGQISLRKWAEEWLEQHQVNESTRRNYQGFLSNYLIPELGSRTLAGLTVADVKKLHASMVGRGLTAATVNDRLNILRSMMTAAVKERRIPDSPCDEVSPLKAAGAAVDPDEIPTLAEVYAIAAAMSEQYRLTVWLQAGAGLRISEALGFSADCQRDGFLRLRRQISAKANQGDCVTRFVPLKHRTAEEFRDVPTPTFLDQEIGLHLKRWGTVELDGLEVLFAPRERGKGKMPTASTYGYHWRKALKAAGVETPDGKPKYTPHSLRHFFASTALANGVPIHEASRWLGHRNIKTTVDTYGHLVPEAWDRCRDVMQEALRPSVPRQASAPAKTLAA, from the coding sequence GTGGCGCAGGTACTGAAGAAGTGTGACTGCCGGAACAAGACCCGGTGCGGGCACCGGTGGACGGTCCGCTACCGGGAGCCGGGAGGGAGGAGTGCGCGGCAGCGGGAGAGGTCGTTCCCCACGAAGAAGGAAGCCGAGAGCTTCGGCGTCAAGGCGGAGAACGACAAGCGGCAGGGTGTCTACATCGACCCCCAGCTCGGCCAGATCTCGCTGCGCAAGTGGGCCGAGGAGTGGCTGGAGCAGCACCAGGTGAACGAGTCCACGCGGCGCAACTACCAGGGCTTCCTCTCCAACTACCTGATACCGGAGCTGGGCTCCCGCACCCTCGCCGGCCTGACCGTCGCGGACGTGAAGAAGCTCCATGCCTCGATGGTCGGCCGTGGGTTGACAGCCGCGACGGTCAACGACCGCCTGAACATCCTGCGCAGCATGATGACGGCGGCCGTGAAGGAGCGCCGGATACCCGACAGTCCGTGCGACGAGGTGTCGCCGCTCAAGGCGGCGGGCGCTGCGGTCGATCCCGACGAGATCCCGACACTGGCCGAGGTGTACGCCATCGCAGCGGCCATGTCCGAGCAGTACCGGCTCACCGTGTGGCTCCAGGCGGGCGCGGGCCTGCGTATCAGTGAGGCTCTCGGTTTCTCGGCCGACTGTCAGCGGGACGGTTTCCTCCGGCTGCGACGCCAGATCAGCGCGAAGGCGAACCAGGGTGACTGCGTCACGCGCTTCGTGCCGCTTAAGCACCGTACGGCGGAGGAGTTTCGAGACGTACCTACGCCGACCTTTCTCGATCAGGAGATCGGGCTGCACTTGAAGCGCTGGGGGACGGTTGAGCTGGACGGCCTGGAGGTGCTGTTTGCCCCTCGTGAGCGCGGCAAGGGCAAGATGCCCACTGCGTCGACGTACGGCTACCACTGGCGCAAGGCGCTGAAGGCGGCCGGTGTGGAGACGCCGGACGGGAAGCCGAAGTACACCCCGCATTCCCTGCGGCACTTCTTCGCCTCGACGGCGCTGGCGAACGGTGTCCCGATCCACGAGGCGAGCCGCTGGCTCGGCCACCGCAACATCAAGACGACCGTTGACACGTACGGGCACCTCGTGCCGGAGGCGTGGGACCGCTGCCGGGACGTCATGCAGGAGGCGCTGCGCCCGTCCGTTCCCCGTCAGGCGTCGGCTCCGGCGAAGACGCTGGCGGCGTGA
- a CDS encoding helix-turn-helix domain-containing protein: protein MTVDELAEYLGKKPAWIYNNHRMLGIPSRKVGGSLRFRLSEVDRWIDRECPVSA from the coding sequence ATGACCGTTGACGAGCTGGCCGAGTACCTGGGCAAGAAGCCCGCGTGGATCTACAACAACCACCGGATGCTCGGCATCCCGTCCCGGAAGGTCGGCGGCAGCCTGCGCTTCCGACTGTCAGAGGTTGACCGCTGGATCGATCGGGAGTGCCCGGTCTCGGCCTGA
- a CDS encoding AAA family ATPase yields MGVIKDKGLQLHQIERVPYEEAFLIGDLLTTRITILSGEPKAGKTLLAVGMSTALLNGDPTFLGLPVHKKLDHIVFGITDDGAPAELKERMDGAVPYDSVTVFPFSDTGDPWYWAGIYEDLARIKPGLFVLDSVIGALAPGEDIASSVTAQRLVNSLRPISDLGIPTLLVTHTPKGTGEGMSVASSPIGGRAMGAAARGLIALRNSGKHGRRLQTASNRATEELDIPVTVRRASAEKEIPIWERIEPGLKAVSQPKADPWDEVLIARLLEEQPQETTIKALANKYAQDAGRKPETLRPKLSAALAHVGGRWVRRTAEAA; encoded by the coding sequence ATGGGAGTCATCAAGGACAAGGGACTCCAGCTCCACCAGATCGAGCGCGTCCCGTACGAGGAAGCGTTCCTCATCGGTGATCTCCTCACCACCCGGATCACCATCCTGTCCGGAGAACCCAAAGCCGGTAAAACCCTGCTCGCTGTAGGCATGAGCACCGCCCTACTCAACGGCGATCCGACGTTCCTCGGGCTCCCCGTACACAAGAAGCTCGACCACATCGTCTTCGGCATCACCGACGACGGTGCGCCGGCCGAACTGAAGGAGCGCATGGACGGCGCCGTTCCCTACGACTCCGTGACTGTCTTCCCTTTCTCCGACACCGGAGACCCGTGGTATTGGGCAGGCATCTACGAGGACCTCGCCCGCATCAAACCCGGACTTTTCGTCCTGGACAGCGTCATCGGAGCACTCGCCCCCGGCGAGGACATCGCGTCATCCGTAACCGCTCAGCGCCTCGTCAACAGTCTTCGACCGATCAGTGACCTCGGCATCCCGACGCTCCTCGTCACCCACACCCCCAAGGGGACTGGAGAGGGGATGAGCGTCGCATCCTCCCCGATCGGGGGGCGCGCCATGGGAGCTGCCGCCCGTGGCCTCATCGCCCTGCGCAACTCCGGCAAGCATGGGCGGCGGCTCCAGACCGCCAGCAACCGAGCCACCGAAGAACTCGACATCCCCGTCACCGTGCGCCGCGCCTCGGCAGAGAAAGAGATCCCCATCTGGGAGCGGATCGAGCCCGGCCTGAAGGCCGTCAGCCAGCCCAAGGCGGACCCGTGGGACGAAGTCCTCATCGCACGCCTCCTCGAAGAACAGCCGCAAGAGACAACCATCAAGGCCCTTGCGAACAAGTACGCGCAGGATGCAGGCAGGAAGCCGGAGACCCTTCGCCCGAAGCTCAGCGCCGCCCTCGCTCACGTTGGCGGCAGGTGGGTCCGCCGGACTGCCGAAGCGGCGTAA
- a CDS encoding ATP-binding protein, producing the protein MAKLRLTVGRGHVEELARLRHPVGAIEELIWNSLDADAENVTVVLERNDFDGVDRVAVIDDGTGIAAEKCSDYFEQIGTSWKKRTQVSEVKKRVLHGKNGRGRVWAFALGSEVRWTSVSRMQGICRRVVIESDRGSMDEFDVSDPEPTTDATGTVFEAFGGEDLQKLTEDAARTALTAAFALHLEAYPDICITYDGTRLDPASEQVHVDTYEVAAPPGSSHPSAQLKIIEWSRPYSRALILCDGRGMSLAQLKPEIQAPGFHFTAYLSWSGFEDDSVGDLAFADWAPEGPAAEVLAEARERMREHFRSRADERRRELVDQWRAEGFYPYTGEPANDQERAERETFDAVATAVVRHLPASKRAQKVSFALLRSVLTHEPGEVLRIAEELFALSKQEQTELSRLLDRTPLSALIKASTATTGRLDFLSALEHLVFEPVAKGRVKERTELHRILENECWIFGEEYGLHVSDRSLNEVLRQHGRLLGRDAPAPAPVLREDGSRGIVDLMLSRAARQRKGERHHLVVELKRSSVILGMTEFSQINSYAQAVMNDDRFRDPTVTWDFWLVGNAMEDGLRQLAHQPDRMPGCAVTQPTYRIWVRTWGEIIEDAQERLRFYSEQLEYQSSTEHAMDYLIREHADAVVDLVSDGTVPVARTGDSGSIGAAITP; encoded by the coding sequence GTGGCGAAGCTTCGGTTGACCGTAGGGCGGGGGCACGTCGAGGAACTGGCCCGCCTGCGCCATCCTGTCGGAGCCATCGAGGAGCTGATCTGGAACTCACTCGACGCGGACGCCGAAAACGTCACCGTCGTGCTTGAGCGGAACGACTTCGACGGAGTCGATCGAGTAGCCGTGATCGACGACGGCACTGGTATTGCGGCGGAGAAGTGCAGCGACTATTTCGAGCAGATCGGTACGTCCTGGAAGAAGCGCACGCAGGTCAGCGAGGTTAAAAAGCGCGTGCTACACGGGAAGAACGGGCGGGGCCGAGTCTGGGCCTTCGCGCTCGGCAGCGAGGTGCGCTGGACCAGCGTGAGCAGGATGCAGGGGATCTGCCGGCGTGTGGTCATCGAGTCCGACCGCGGCTCCATGGACGAGTTTGACGTCAGCGATCCCGAGCCGACGACCGACGCGACGGGGACGGTCTTCGAGGCGTTCGGCGGGGAGGACCTCCAGAAGCTGACCGAGGACGCCGCCCGTACCGCGCTCACCGCCGCCTTCGCGCTCCATCTGGAGGCCTACCCGGACATCTGCATCACCTACGACGGGACACGCCTTGACCCGGCGTCGGAGCAGGTGCACGTCGATACGTACGAGGTGGCGGCCCCGCCGGGCAGCTCTCACCCGTCGGCCCAGCTGAAGATCATCGAATGGTCGCGTCCGTATTCCCGGGCTCTGATTCTGTGTGACGGCCGAGGTATGTCCTTGGCGCAGCTGAAGCCGGAGATCCAGGCTCCCGGCTTCCACTTCACCGCGTACCTGTCCTGGTCGGGGTTCGAGGACGATTCGGTCGGCGACCTCGCCTTCGCCGACTGGGCACCGGAGGGGCCCGCTGCCGAGGTGTTGGCCGAAGCCCGGGAGCGTATGCGTGAGCACTTCCGTTCCCGCGCCGACGAACGTCGTCGTGAGCTTGTCGACCAGTGGCGTGCGGAAGGTTTCTACCCGTACACGGGCGAGCCCGCCAACGACCAGGAGCGTGCGGAGCGCGAGACCTTCGACGCCGTGGCGACCGCGGTCGTCCGGCACCTGCCGGCGAGCAAGAGAGCCCAGAAGGTGTCCTTCGCGCTTCTGCGCTCTGTCCTGACTCACGAGCCGGGTGAAGTGCTGCGCATCGCCGAGGAACTCTTCGCGCTCTCCAAGCAGGAGCAGACGGAACTCAGCCGTCTCCTTGACCGTACGCCGCTGTCTGCCCTGATCAAGGCATCGACAGCGACGACCGGACGTCTCGACTTCCTGTCAGCTCTGGAGCACCTCGTCTTCGAGCCCGTGGCCAAAGGGCGGGTCAAGGAGCGCACCGAGCTGCACCGGATTCTGGAGAACGAGTGCTGGATCTTCGGCGAGGAGTACGGACTGCACGTCAGCGACCGCAGTCTGAACGAGGTGCTGAGACAGCACGGTCGGCTTCTCGGCCGGGACGCGCCGGCACCCGCCCCTGTCCTGAGGGAGGACGGGAGCCGGGGGATCGTCGATCTGATGCTGTCCCGTGCTGCCCGGCAGCGGAAGGGGGAACGTCACCATCTCGTGGTGGAGCTCAAGAGGTCGAGTGTCATCTTGGGTATGACCGAGTTCTCACAGATCAACAGCTACGCGCAGGCGGTCATGAACGACGACAGGTTCCGGGACCCCACGGTGACCTGGGACTTCTGGCTCGTCGGCAATGCCATGGAAGACGGCCTACGCCAGCTCGCCCACCAGCCGGACCGGATGCCCGGATGCGCCGTCACGCAGCCCACGTACCGAATCTGGGTGCGCACCTGGGGCGAGATCATCGAGGATGCTCAGGAGCGACTTCGCTTCTACAGCGAGCAGCTTGAGTACCAGTCGTCGACTGAGCACGCCATGGACTATCTGATCAGGGAACACGCCGATGCGGTCGTGGACCTGGTCAGTGACGGTACGGTGCCGGTGGCGAGGACTGGGGACAGCGGATCGATTGGAGCTGCCATCACCCCGTGA
- a CDS encoding M48 family metallopeptidase, with amino-acid sequence MSTTSTRITVLGIDVQVDFKDIKNLHIGVYPPGGRVRVAAPQRMDDDQVRLAVIQRLPWIRRQQDELRSARRQSVREMVGGESHYIWGVRRRLKVVERPGRPHVEIDGDRLVLYALPDTDEQRRRDLLDQWCREQLRRAIPPLIEQWEAKLGVSVPWWGIRRMKTKWGSCNQETGRLWFNSELAKKHPNSLEYVIVHEMTHFLERGHGPRFARLMDSFLPDWRSRRNDLDAAPLADELWT; translated from the coding sequence ATGAGTACCACTAGCACCCGGATTACCGTCCTCGGCATCGATGTCCAGGTGGACTTCAAGGACATCAAGAACCTGCACATCGGTGTCTATCCGCCGGGGGGACGTGTCCGGGTGGCGGCACCCCAGCGGATGGATGACGACCAGGTCAGGCTGGCCGTCATCCAGCGGCTGCCATGGATCAGGAGGCAACAGGACGAGCTGAGATCGGCTCGACGGCAGTCCGTACGGGAGATGGTCGGCGGAGAGTCCCACTACATCTGGGGCGTGAGGCGACGCCTGAAGGTCGTCGAACGCCCCGGACGCCCGCATGTGGAGATCGACGGAGACCGACTCGTCCTGTACGCGCTTCCTGACACCGACGAGCAGCGCCGCCGAGACCTGCTCGACCAGTGGTGCCGAGAGCAGCTCCGACGCGCCATCCCCCCGCTCATCGAGCAGTGGGAGGCGAAGCTGGGCGTCTCAGTGCCCTGGTGGGGCATCCGCCGGATGAAGACCAAATGGGGCTCGTGCAACCAGGAGACCGGCCGCCTGTGGTTCAACTCTGAGCTGGCCAAGAAACACCCGAACTCCCTTGAGTACGTCATCGTCCACGAGATGACCCACTTCCTCGAACGCGGGCACGGCCCGCGCTTTGCCCGGCTGATGGACAGCTTCCTGCCGGACTGGCGCAGTCGTCGCAACGATTTGGACGCGGCACCGCTCGCTGACGAGCTATGGACGTGA
- a CDS encoding type I restriction endonuclease subunit R, which produces MSDVGQVEREAQKRVVQLFKEQLGYRYPGSWEYRTGNSNIEVELLELNLRGRGYDDTLVSKAIDQLAKAAALGGGRDLYEANRAVYELLRYGVKVKSGAGERYETVWLIDWSDPQANDFVVVEEVTIVGRQTKRPDIVLYVNGLALVTLELKRSRVAVSEGIRQTIGNQRPDFIRPFFSTVQLVLAGNDVEGLRYGVIDTPEKYWLEWREEEEEERSAAEGPLDRSLLQLCGKGRLLELIHDFTVFDSGVRKACRHNQYFGVKKAQERISRREGGIIWHTQGSGKSLTMVWLAKWIRENQKDPRVLLITDREELDEQIEKVFNGVNEKIYRTKTGADLLDTLNKSTEWLICSLVHKFRSSAGKGDDEKAQDEFIEELKANVPKDFKAKGNLFVFIDEAHRTQSGKMHAAMKSLLPGAMFIGFTGTPLLKVDKATSMETFGTFIHEYRFDEAIKDGVVLDLSYEARAIDQRLTSAAHVDKWFAAKTKGMTDLSKAELKKRWGTMQKVVSSEPRAMQIVQDILMDMETKDRLKDGRGNAMLVGDSVYQACKFYELFSKAGFDGKCAIVTSYKPSPGDISKEDSGAGHTENLRKYEIYRKMLAAHFNEPEDVAMTKVKEFEKEVKRQFVEEPGRMRLLIVVDKLLTGFDAPSATYLYIDKKMRDHGLFQAICRVNRLDGDDKQYGYIVDYRDLFNSLQGAITDYTSGMFDGYERQDVEGLLSNRIDKGRKDLDEALEQIRALCEPVAPPRNTLQYQQYFCAAEQGNAAQLKANEPKRVKLYKAVAAVTRAFANLANDMEDAKYSAEEIEDIRKEVRHYVDARAEVKLGAGEEVDFKQYEAGMRFLLDTYIQADASRTVSDFEDTGLIQLIVELGAGAVDKLPTGIKSNPDAVAATITNNMRKVIVEEHATNPKYFDEMSQLLDAIIEERRNGAIEYEEYLAKLLEAAAELGGKNAGDAARYPKWADNGARRALCDFFPDDEQLAVQVDLAVLHNKPHDWAGSPLKERKLRIAVKRALPDGFDRLDELFELVKARHEYH; this is translated from the coding sequence ATGAGCGATGTCGGGCAAGTGGAGCGCGAGGCGCAGAAGCGCGTTGTCCAGCTTTTTAAGGAGCAATTGGGGTACCGCTACCCCGGCAGCTGGGAATACCGCACGGGTAACTCGAACATCGAGGTCGAGCTGCTGGAATTAAACCTGCGCGGCCGTGGCTATGACGACACTCTCGTCAGTAAGGCGATCGACCAGCTGGCGAAGGCTGCCGCGCTCGGCGGCGGTCGTGACCTGTACGAGGCGAACCGCGCCGTCTATGAGTTGCTGCGCTACGGGGTCAAGGTCAAGTCGGGAGCCGGCGAGCGGTACGAGACCGTCTGGCTCATCGACTGGAGCGACCCGCAGGCCAACGACTTCGTCGTCGTCGAGGAGGTGACGATCGTCGGGCGGCAAACAAAGCGGCCAGACATCGTGCTCTACGTCAACGGCCTCGCCCTGGTGACTTTGGAACTCAAACGCTCGCGGGTGGCTGTGAGCGAGGGCATTCGGCAGACCATCGGAAATCAGCGGCCCGATTTCATCCGGCCGTTCTTCTCCACGGTTCAACTCGTGCTCGCCGGAAATGACGTCGAAGGGCTGCGCTACGGAGTCATCGACACCCCTGAGAAGTACTGGCTGGAGTGGAGGGAGGAGGAAGAGGAGGAGAGGTCTGCTGCCGAGGGTCCGCTGGACCGCTCCCTGCTCCAACTCTGCGGCAAGGGGCGGCTCTTGGAGTTGATCCACGACTTCACCGTATTCGACTCCGGCGTCCGCAAGGCGTGCCGTCACAACCAGTACTTTGGTGTGAAGAAGGCGCAGGAACGCATCAGCCGTCGCGAGGGCGGCATCATCTGGCACACCCAGGGGTCGGGCAAGTCGCTCACGATGGTGTGGCTGGCGAAGTGGATCCGTGAGAACCAGAAAGACCCACGCGTCCTCCTCATCACCGACCGCGAAGAGTTGGATGAGCAGATCGAGAAGGTCTTCAACGGCGTCAACGAGAAGATCTACCGCACCAAGACTGGCGCGGATCTCCTAGACACCCTGAACAAGTCCACCGAGTGGCTTATCTGCTCCCTCGTGCACAAGTTCCGCAGCTCTGCGGGCAAGGGGGACGACGAGAAGGCGCAGGACGAGTTCATCGAGGAGCTCAAGGCTAACGTCCCGAAGGACTTCAAGGCCAAGGGCAACTTGTTCGTCTTCATCGACGAGGCCCACCGCACCCAGTCTGGCAAGATGCATGCCGCAATGAAGAGCCTGCTGCCCGGTGCGATGTTCATTGGCTTCACGGGAACGCCCCTGCTCAAGGTGGACAAGGCCACGAGCATGGAGACCTTTGGTACTTTCATCCACGAGTACAGGTTCGACGAGGCCATCAAGGACGGCGTCGTACTTGATCTCAGCTATGAGGCACGCGCGATCGACCAGCGGCTCACCTCTGCCGCGCACGTCGACAAGTGGTTCGCGGCCAAGACCAAGGGCATGACAGACCTGTCCAAGGCGGAGCTGAAGAAGCGCTGGGGGACGATGCAGAAGGTCGTCTCCTCTGAGCCCCGGGCAATGCAGATCGTCCAGGACATCCTGATGGACATGGAGACCAAGGACCGTCTGAAAGACGGCCGTGGAAACGCCATGCTGGTCGGTGACAGCGTCTACCAGGCATGCAAGTTCTACGAGCTGTTCTCCAAGGCGGGATTCGACGGCAAGTGCGCCATTGTCACCAGCTATAAGCCGAGTCCTGGAGACATCTCCAAGGAGGACTCCGGTGCCGGCCACACGGAAAACCTCCGGAAGTACGAGATCTACCGGAAGATGTTGGCTGCCCACTTCAACGAACCTGAAGACGTGGCGATGACGAAGGTCAAGGAGTTCGAGAAGGAGGTCAAGCGGCAGTTCGTAGAGGAGCCCGGCCGCATGCGCCTCCTCATCGTCGTCGATAAACTTCTGACCGGCTTCGACGCGCCGAGCGCCACGTACCTCTACATCGACAAGAAGATGCGGGACCACGGGTTGTTCCAGGCCATCTGCCGCGTCAACCGACTCGACGGTGACGACAAGCAGTACGGCTACATCGTCGACTACCGAGACCTGTTCAACTCCCTCCAAGGTGCCATCACCGACTACACGTCCGGGATGTTCGACGGTTACGAGCGGCAGGACGTCGAGGGCCTGCTGAGCAACCGTATCGACAAGGGGCGAAAGGACCTCGACGAGGCCCTGGAACAAATCCGCGCGCTGTGCGAGCCGGTCGCGCCACCCCGGAACACGCTCCAGTACCAGCAGTACTTCTGCGCCGCTGAGCAGGGCAACGCCGCACAGCTCAAGGCCAATGAACCCAAGCGCGTCAAGCTGTACAAGGCCGTCGCAGCGGTGACGCGAGCCTTCGCCAACCTGGCGAACGACATGGAGGACGCCAAGTACTCGGCGGAGGAGATCGAGGACATCCGCAAGGAGGTCCGCCACTACGTCGACGCCCGGGCCGAAGTGAAGCTCGGCGCAGGCGAGGAAGTCGACTTCAAGCAGTACGAGGCAGGCATGCGCTTTCTCCTGGACACCTACATCCAGGCAGACGCGTCCAGGACCGTGTCCGACTTCGAGGACACCGGACTCATCCAGCTCATCGTTGAGCTGGGCGCCGGAGCCGTCGACAAACTACCGACCGGCATCAAGAGCAACCCCGATGCCGTTGCCGCGACCATCACCAACAACATGCGCAAGGTGATCGTCGAGGAGCATGCGACAAACCCGAAGTACTTCGACGAGATGTCTCAGCTGCTCGACGCCATAATCGAGGAGCGCCGCAACGGAGCCATCGAGTACGAGGAGTACCTCGCCAAGCTATTGGAGGCGGCGGCGGAACTCGGCGGGAAGAACGCGGGCGATGCCGCACGGTACCCGAAGTGGGCGGACAACGGTGCACGCAGAGCGCTATGTGACTTCTTCCCCGACGATGAGCAGCTTGCTGTTCAGGTCGACCTCGCCGTGCTGCACAACAAGCCCCACGACTGGGCAGGGAGCCCGCTCAAGGAACGAAAGCTGCGCATCGCGGTCAAGCGTGCGCTGCCCGACGGCTTCGACCGGCTCGACGAGCTCTTCGAATTGGTGAAAGCAAGGCATGAGTACCACTAG